One window of the Clostridium sp. MB40-C1 genome contains the following:
- a CDS encoding lipopolysaccharide assembly protein LapB, protein MFNNYKNIAQGFKKEKQSVKALKFFNKAYKYEEGKKDIELLIDIALIYHELGQMKLAEKKYIEALNIDSKESRVYYGLAILYDEENDHEKAIIYYKKAIEINPYYDRAYFFLADLYDRIGDKEKAIQLYKKVIELQPEDYWAYVNLGSIYEELDENETALGFMKKGLEIDASHYMGLYNMGVILKKIGLIDEAINYYIEAIKQNPYFPSSFLNLAVIYKENKDYKKAIEVITKGIEFNSEVGYLFYNRACFFACENRLNEALNDLIKAVEIYPNFIEYIRKDEELQMVRNLEGYKKL, encoded by the coding sequence ATGTTTAATAATTATAAAAATATTGCACAGGGATTTAAAAAAGAAAAACAATCTGTAAAAGCATTAAAATTTTTTAATAAAGCCTATAAATACGAAGAAGGTAAAAAAGATATTGAGTTACTTATTGATATTGCTTTGATTTATCATGAGTTAGGTCAGATGAAATTAGCAGAAAAAAAATATATTGAAGCTTTAAACATAGATTCTAAAGAATCAAGGGTTTATTATGGATTGGCTATTTTATATGATGAAGAAAATGATCATGAGAAAGCTATTATATATTACAAAAAAGCTATTGAAATTAATCCATATTACGATAGAGCTTATTTTTTCCTTGCAGATCTTTATGATAGAATAGGTGATAAAGAAAAGGCTATACAATTATATAAAAAAGTAATAGAGCTTCAACCAGAAGATTATTGGGCATATGTAAATTTAGGATCTATATATGAAGAATTAGATGAAAATGAAACTGCTCTAGGTTTTATGAAAAAAGGTTTAGAGATAGATGCATCGCATTATATGGGATTGTATAATATGGGGGTTATTTTAAAAAAGATAGGGCTTATAGATGAGGCAATAAATTATTATATAGAGGCAATAAAACAAAACCCTTATTTCCCTTCAAGTTTTTTAAATCTAGCTGTAATATATAAAGAAAATAAAGATTATAAAAAGGCTATAGAAGTTATTACAAAAGGAATTGAATTTAATTCAGAAGTAGGGTATCTATTTTATAATAGAGCTTGTTTTTTTGCTTGCGAAAACAGATTAAATGAAGCTTTAAATGATCTGATTAAGGCAGTGGAAATATATCCTAATTTTATAGAATATATAAGAAAAGATGAAGAATTGCAAATGGTTAGAAATTTAGAAGGATATAAAAAACTGTAG
- a CDS encoding glutamine--tRNA ligase/YqeY domain fusion protein encodes MSSNFIHSIIDEYVEANPDNKIHTRFPPEPNGYLHIGHAKAICIDFGTAQKYNGLCNLRFDDTNPSKEDVEYVESIKEDVRWLGFNWEDRLYYASNYFDKFYDYAVKLIKKGKAYVDDLNAEQIREYRGTLTEPGKNSPYRDRSVEENIDLFERMKKGEFPDGSRVLRAKMDMASPNLNMRDPVIYRISHASHHNTGNKWCIYPMYDYAHPLEDAIEGITHSLCTLEFEDHRPLYDWVLRECEVENPPRQIEFARLNVTNMITSKRKLKAFVDDAVVDGWDDPRMPTISGLRRRGYTPEAIRDFCDRVGVAKADSMVDIALLEHCLRDDLKLKASRVMAVLDPIKVVITNYPEGQVEYLEVENNQESPEMGSREVPFSRVLYIDREDFMENPPKKYFRLFPGNEVRFKNAYFVKCNDVIKDENGEILELHCTYDPETKSGSGFAGRKVKGTIHWVSAEHAVDAEVRLYDHLLVEDEENEGEMKLNSESLMIQNAKLEPALAEAKPGDKFQFIRHGYFSVDTKDTTKEKLVFNRTVSLKSSWKK; translated from the coding sequence ATGTCATCTAATTTTATACATAGTATAATAGATGAATATGTAGAAGCTAATCCTGATAATAAGATACATACTCGTTTCCCACCAGAACCAAATGGGTATTTACATATAGGTCATGCAAAGGCTATATGCATAGATTTTGGTACAGCTCAAAAATATAACGGATTATGTAATTTAAGATTTGATGATACAAATCCATCTAAAGAAGATGTAGAGTATGTTGAATCTATAAAAGAAGATGTTAGATGGCTTGGATTTAATTGGGAAGATAGATTATACTATGCATCTAATTATTTCGATAAATTTTATGATTATGCTGTTAAATTAATTAAAAAAGGAAAAGCATATGTAGATGATTTAAATGCGGAGCAAATAAGAGAATATAGAGGAACTTTAACAGAGCCAGGTAAAAATAGCCCTTATCGTGATCGTTCAGTAGAAGAAAATATTGACTTATTTGAAAGAATGAAAAAAGGGGAATTTCCAGATGGTTCAAGAGTGTTAAGAGCTAAGATGGATATGGCATCTCCAAATTTAAATATGAGAGACCCTGTTATATATAGAATTTCTCACGCCTCTCATCATAATACAGGAAATAAATGGTGTATATATCCTATGTATGATTATGCGCATCCACTTGAAGATGCTATTGAAGGAATAACTCATTCTCTTTGTACATTAGAATTTGAAGACCATAGACCACTTTATGATTGGGTTTTAAGAGAATGTGAGGTGGAAAACCCACCAAGACAAATAGAGTTTGCAAGATTGAATGTTACAAATATGATAACAAGTAAGCGTAAACTTAAAGCTTTTGTTGATGATGCTGTAGTTGATGGATGGGATGACCCTCGTATGCCAACTATTTCAGGCTTAAGAAGAAGAGGATATACTCCAGAAGCTATTAGAGATTTCTGTGATAGAGTAGGAGTTGCCAAGGCTGATTCTATGGTAGATATAGCATTACTTGAGCATTGCTTAAGAGATGACTTAAAATTAAAAGCATCTCGTGTTATGGCTGTTTTAGATCCTATAAAAGTTGTTATAACTAACTATCCAGAAGGTCAGGTTGAATATTTAGAAGTAGAAAATAATCAAGAAAGTCCAGAAATGGGTTCAAGAGAAGTTCCTTTCTCAAGAGTTCTTTATATTGACAGAGAGGATTTTATGGAGAATCCACCTAAGAAGTATTTCAGATTATTCCCTGGAAATGAAGTAAGATTTAAGAATGCTTATTTTGTTAAATGTAATGATGTAATAAAAGATGAAAATGGAGAAATATTAGAACTACACTGTACTTATGATCCTGAGACTAAGAGTGGAAGTGGATTTGCAGGAAGAAAAGTTAAGGGAACTATCCATTGGGTAAGTGCAGAACATGCAGTTGATGCAGAAGTTAGATTATATGATCACTTACTAGTAGAAGATGAAGAGAATGAAGGAGAAATGAAATTAAATTCTGAATCTCTTATGATACAAAACGCTAAGTTAGAGCCAGCTTTAGCTGAAGCAAAACCAGGAGATAAATTTCAGTTTATAAGACATGGATATTTCAGTGTTGATACAAAAGATACGACTAAAGAAAAACTTGTATTCAATAGAACAGTATCATTAAAAAGTTCGTGGAAAAAATAA